GGCCGGGGCCCAGGCCCTGTCCAACTTCGACACCCTGCTGGCGCCCTTCATCCGCTACGACAAGCTGGGTTATTCGAGGGTCAAGCAGGCGCTTCAGGAGTTCGTATTCAATATCAACATCCCCACGAGGGTGGGTTTTCAGACCCCGTTTACCAACATCACCATGGACCTTTGCGTGCCGGCCACCCTGAAGGACCACCCGGTGATCATCGGCGGCAAGGAGAAGAAAACGACTTACGGCGAATTCCAGGCCGAGATGGACCTGTTCAACCGCGCCTTTGCCGAGGTGATGATCGAAGGCGACGCCAAGGGCCGCGTCTTCACCTTCCCCATCCCGACCTACAACATCACCAAGGACTTCGACTGGGACAATCCCAACCTGGAAACCGTCTGGCGGATGACCGGCAAATACGGCATTCCTTATTTCTCCAATTTCGTCAATTCGGACATGTCCCCGGAAGACGCCCGCAGCATGTGCTGCCGCCTGCGGCTGGACAACCGCGAACTGCTCAAGCGCGGTGGCGGCCTCTTCGGGGCCAACCCGCTCACCGGTTCCATCGGCGTGGTGACCATCAACCTTCCGCGCATCGGCCATGTGGCCAAAAACGAATCCGAATTTTTCGATCTTCTCAAAGACCGGGTGGACCTGGCCATCGAAAGCCTGGCCATCAAACGCAAGGTGCTGGAAAAGTTCACCGACAAGAATCTGTATCCCTATTCCAAATTCTACCTTCGGGATATCAAGAACCGTTCCGGCGTCTACTGGAAAAACCACTTCTCCACCATCGGCATCGTGGGCATGAACGAAGCCTGCCAGAACTTTCTGGCGGCGGACATCACCACCGGCCAGGGTCAGGCCTTTGCCGTGAAGGTCATGGACGAATTGCGCTCCATGATTGCGGAAATCCAGGACCAGACCGGAGACATCTTCAACCTGGAAGCCACCCCGGCCGAAGGCACCTCCTACCGCCTGGCCATGATCGACAAGAAACGCTACCCGGAAATTTTGTGCGCCAACGAGGACGATTTTAAAAAAGGCGCCGTCCCCTATTACACCAACTCCACCCAGCTGCCGGTGAACCACACCGACGACATTTTCGAGACCCTGATGCTCCAGGACGATCTGCAGACCAAGTACACCGGTGGCACCGTTCTGCACCTGTTCCTCGGCGAGCAGGTAACGGATATCGAAACGGTCAAATCCCTGATCCGGAAGGTGTCGGGCAACTATCATCTGCCTTACTTTACCCTGACGCCGACCTTTTCGGTCTGCCCGACCCACGGCTATCTCAACGGCGAGCAGACCCGCTGCTCCCACTGCGACCGTGAAACGGAAGTGTACTCGCGGGTGGTGGGGTACCTGCGGCCGGTAAAGCAATGGAACGACGGCAAGCAGGCGGAGTACTGCCGACGGAAAACCTTCAAGGTGAATCTGGAGGAACCGGGTGTGACCGCCGCCGTGGTGATGCAGGCCGAAGAGAATTGCCGCCCTGTTGATAAGAATCCGTCCGAAGCCCTGGATCCGGTCTGCACCGACGATGCCCTGCAGCAATTGCGTTCGGTCTAGCGGGCCGGCAATCATCCCATGTTTCTGGCCGGCATCCAGAAAAACTCGTTCATCGACTACCCCGGCAAGATCAGCTGCGTGCTCTTCACCACCGGATGCAATTTTGTCTGCCCCTACTGCCACAATGCCGATCTGGCCCGCGGCGAATACCCGCAGCGAATCGGACTGGATGAAGTCACCGCTTTTCTGCAATCCCGCCAGGGAATGCTGGAAGGGGTGGTCATCACCGGCGGCGAGCCGACTTTGCACGACTGGGTTGTCGATCTGTGCCAGACCATCAAATCCCTGAACTACCCCGTCAAACTTGACACCAACGGCAGCCGACCCGATGTGCTCGACCACCTGTTGCAAAAAAAACTGGTGGACTTCGTAGCCATGGACATCAAGGCGCCCCTGGAAGATTACGATCCCTTTTGCCGGTCCCCCCGCATCAAAGAAACACTGTCGGCGAGCATCCGCCACATTATGGCATCCGCCCCGGACTATGAGTTCCGGACCACCTGCGCCGCACCTTTTGCCACCCGCGAATCCATCGAAACCATCGCCCGAACCATCGAAGGGGCCCGGTGTTACGTGCTGCAGAAATTCAACCGGCGCGCCGCCTGTCTGGACCCCGAGTTCAACCGGCGGCAGGATCCAACCGTTTTCGCCGATGAAATGAAACGATTCCGGTCCCTTGCCACCCCCTTTGTCCAGCGCTGCACCATCCGGTAGAAAACGCTGAGTCCTTGTCCTGATTTTG
This window of the uncultured Desulfosarcina sp. genome carries:
- a CDS encoding ribonucleoside triphosphate reductase, producing the protein MIEQIKKRDGRIVEFDSSKITAAIAKAGQATNEFGERDAKKMTLRVLTLAHELRLGASPEVEEIQDIVERVLLDSPYYKTAKAYIIYREQHAQIRRIATEAQVDLVEHYIRKLDWKIKENSNMCYSLQGLNNYISSDVTSEYWLSKIYPPEIRRAHTDGDLHIHDLSLLSVYCVGWDLTDLLRNGFKGVEGKVESAPPKHLRSALGQIVNFFYTLQGEAAGAQALSNFDTLLAPFIRYDKLGYSRVKQALQEFVFNINIPTRVGFQTPFTNITMDLCVPATLKDHPVIIGGKEKKTTYGEFQAEMDLFNRAFAEVMIEGDAKGRVFTFPIPTYNITKDFDWDNPNLETVWRMTGKYGIPYFSNFVNSDMSPEDARSMCCRLRLDNRELLKRGGGLFGANPLTGSIGVVTINLPRIGHVAKNESEFFDLLKDRVDLAIESLAIKRKVLEKFTDKNLYPYSKFYLRDIKNRSGVYWKNHFSTIGIVGMNEACQNFLAADITTGQGQAFAVKVMDELRSMIAEIQDQTGDIFNLEATPAEGTSYRLAMIDKKRYPEILCANEDDFKKGAVPYYTNSTQLPVNHTDDIFETLMLQDDLQTKYTGGTVLHLFLGEQVTDIETVKSLIRKVSGNYHLPYFTLTPTFSVCPTHGYLNGEQTRCSHCDRETEVYSRVVGYLRPVKQWNDGKQAEYCRRKTFKVNLEEPGVTAAVVMQAEENCRPVDKNPSEALDPVCTDDALQQLRSV
- a CDS encoding anaerobic ribonucleoside-triphosphate reductase activating protein, coding for MFLAGIQKNSFIDYPGKISCVLFTTGCNFVCPYCHNADLARGEYPQRIGLDEVTAFLQSRQGMLEGVVITGGEPTLHDWVVDLCQTIKSLNYPVKLDTNGSRPDVLDHLLQKKLVDFVAMDIKAPLEDYDPFCRSPRIKETLSASIRHIMASAPDYEFRTTCAAPFATRESIETIARTIEGARCYVLQKFNRRAACLDPEFNRRQDPTVFADEMKRFRSLATPFVQRCTIR